Below is a window of Diaminobutyricibacter sp. McL0608 DNA.
GGAGAGGAACTGGCTGAAGTCGAGTACGAGCATCCCGTCGAGGGGAAGCGCCGGCTGTGTCATGCGATGTCCAAGTTGTAGGCGCGGATGGCAGTGCGGTAGAAGATGTCGTCCTGTTCGTCAGGGCTGTAGCGGCCGATCACTTCGCGCTGCGCGAGCCAGACACCCTGGAAGTCGCCGGCCAGCGTGGACACGGGCCAGTCACTGCCGAGCATCATGCGATCGGAACCGAAAGACGCGAGGGCGTGGTCGACGTAGGGCTTCCAGTCCTGCCACGTCCAGTTGGCGGCGGAGGCGGTGTTCAGGCCGGAGATCTTCACATTCACGTTCGGTCGGCGGGCGGCGTCAGCGAGCAGCGACGCCCATGGCTCCCAGCCCTTATCCGCGATTGCCGGCTTTGCGAGGTGGTCGATCACGATCGTGAGATCCGGATGCCGGTCTGCGAGCTCGGCGACGGTCTCCAGGTGCTCCGGAACCACGCTGACCACGTCGAGAGCCAGCGAATGCTTCGGAAGCGCATTGATCGTCGCCTCCACGTCGTCGCGCAGCAGCCAGCGCGGGTCTGCATAGGTGTGGTTCAGCACGCGGACGCCGCAGACGGCCGGGGACTCAGCGTACAACTCGAGCGCTGCCGTCGCTTCGGCTTCGCGGTCGAGCGGCACCCAGGCCACGACGCCCTTGACCACCGGGACGCGCGCAGCGACACTCAGCATGTAGAAGGTGTCGTCATAGGTGTCAGTGGCCTGCACAAGAACGGTGTCGGTGATTCCAGCCGCGGCTACGTCGTCAGCGACATCCTCCGGGCCGAAGTCCGCATCGAGCGGCGCTCCGAAGGCGTCCAGCCATTCGTAGCGGCGCTCCGACGGTTTCCAGAGGTGCTGGTGAGTGTCGATCATGCGTGCCGGTTGATAAAGCGCGCTCATTGTTGTCTCTCCTTGCTGTGGGTACTGACCAGGTAACAATGCACAAAGGCGAGAACGATCTCGCCCCGTTGATTTCGGACTTCGACGGTCTCCTCGACGATGCCGAACTCGTCCGGGCGCTTCGGATACGGGCGGGTTGCCGTGATGGCGCTGCGCGACGTGATGGTGTCGCCGATGTGGACGGGTTTCACGAATCGGACACGGTCGTATCCGTAGCTCACGGCGTTCTCATCGACTTCCCCGGCGAGCAATCCGACCGCGATCGACAGGATGAGAGTGCCGTGTGCGATCCGCTGACCCCCGGGAAGTGTCTTCGCGAACTCGGCATCCATGTGGTGGGGGTAGAAATCTCCGGATTGCCCCGCGTGCAACACGATGTCAGCTTCTGTGACGGTCCGCCCTCGGCTGCGTCGCGCCGTTCCCAACTCGAACATTTCCATGATGGTCATCGGATGTCCTCCCTCAGGTGCACTCCCGGAAGACGTTCGATACGGTCGAGGACTGTGTCGTCGACTTTGCGGGCAATGATGGCGTCGCGCACGATGTGCGACAACGCGAATTGGAGATCGGGCCAGCCCAGGACACGGGGTCGCACCCATGCGTTCTCCAGCGTCCTGAGCGTGTTCCGGAAGAACCCGTGGGTGAGCTGGTTGGTTCGATCGCTCTTCCACGCCCGAAGGTTTCCGGGCTGCCCGCCGCCGATGGTGTACTCGTTCGATTGCAGTTCGGATCCGGCGAGTGCGGCGGCGACGGCAATGGCCTGCTCCGGGTGGGCGCTCGACGCGGACACTGCAATACCCGCACCTCCCAGCGTGGAACCGGTTGCTCGGCCGTCGAACGAAGTGATGTCGTCGTAGGCGAGTAGACGTCGTCGGAACCCGCTACGTGAGTAGTTCGAGTATCCGTAAAGCCCGATGCCGACGCTGTAATCGTCGCCGTCGATGAGCGCTTCGGCCACATCGATAGGATTCGCATCGGCACACCACCCGGGCACGGAGTCAGCCAGCCGGATCATGAATTCGAGCACGTCTCCGGCGGCCGCGCGATCGACGAATCGCTTCCGGGTGGCCAGAGGTTCGCCCCATTGAGCGAGCAGTGTTGCGAACGTGCTGAACGCATCCACCGGCTTCCACGGCCACAGCAGCTTGCCCCGCCTGGCGAGCTCGAGCACATCCGACCAATATGTGGGGCCCCCGTCGCACAGGTCCGGCCGGAACGCGCTCACCTGCGCAGCTGCGTCGATCGCGAAGGCCCACTGCGCCTCGTGGTATTTGTACGAGTCGTGGGACGCGCCGACGCTCTCGAGCTCCAGCGCCTCGTTCTGAGGGGAATCGGTGAGAGGGAGGAGAGCTCCGGCTGCGACCGCATCCGCAACGTGGGGGTGGTCGATGACCATCAGGTCGAAGCCCGGGGCGAAATCGGCGATGTGCTGGTCACCGAAGGCGAGCAGTGAGCGTGCCTCCCACTCGATTACCACATTGTGGTGGTCGAGGAGCTGCAGTCCGGACCGGCGGAGCCCGCCAACGCCACGTGGGTGATCCCACGTCATTCCTTTGAGCACCAGCGGAGGTGCGATCGTCGACTTCATCGTCATGAGAGGGACCTTACGTTAAATCGATTTACCATGTCAAGTCGAGATAGATAACGAAGCGGCCACAATCAGTCCAGGTGGAAGATCTCGGGAAGCTCTTTCCACCATTCGCCCTCGAGGCGGTCGTCGACCGGCCTCTGAAGGGGCATGCAGACCGCCCACCATTCCTGGGTCACCGGGTCTGCAGCCATCGAGGCCATGTCACGATCGAAGTCGCTGCCCGCGTACTCCATGTACGAGAACAAGAGCTCGCCGTATCGGTAGATCGAGTAGTTGACCACGTTGTTCGCTGACAGGCACGCGAGAACGCTCGGCCACACATGCGCATGTAGGCGCTCGTACTCCTCAACGCTCTCGGCGGGCAGTCCTATGACCGAGGCGATCCGTTTCATCAACGTTCCTTTCTGGCGGCTGACATCAGGTCGGCGAGCGCTTGCGGTGGCCCGTCCAACCATTCACCTTCCCACCCGACGCCCGGGAGGGTCGGTACGTGCACGAAACCGTCCGCATCGACTTCGCTGGGCCGGCGAACGGGATTCGAGTCGATGAGGGATTCGTAGTATGTGGTGTTGCTGATCGACATGCAGAGGTGGCGGTTGGCGATGCCTCCGCCATGCACCTCGGCACGCAGAAGGAAGGACTCCGCAAGGTGCGCTGTGCGCATCGCGCCGGTGAAGCCGCCGCGAAGGTGGGTTCCCGTTCGCACTGCTGCCGCGCATCCCGCAGCGATGAAATCGGCCGTCTTCATGTGGGCTCCTTCAGCGACTTCAGCGACGATCAGCGGCACGTCGACCCGCTCGGCGAGCCGCTGATAGGCCGTGACGCTGAATTCGCGCATCGGCTCCTCGTACCAGAGGTAGTCCGCAGAGCTGAGAGCCCTACCCAGGTAGGTGGCGTCGAGCAGGTCGAAACCGGCCGAGCCGTCGTACATGAGCGGCACCTCCGCGCCGACGTGCTCACGCAGCGCTTCGGCGAGGCGGGCGTCTCGCCGTACATCCCCCCACGCGTGGAGCTTGATCGCCGAATATCCGAGTCCAAGGCACTGGTCGGCGACAGCGAGATACTCTTCGATCGAACCGAAGGTCACTGTCGACGCGTAAGCCGGCAATGATTCGCGGAATGAACCCAGCAGCTTGTAGACCGGCAGACCGACATCCTTTCCAGCGAGGTCCCACAGCGCGACGTCGACGACACCCTGCACCCAGACGGGGAACCGCTCGATCCTGTCGAGCTCCCAGACACGGTGCCACAGGAACTCGCGTGCGATCGGGTCCTGGCCGAGCAGTTCCCCGCATAGCCTTCGGTCGACGACATCCTGGAGGATCGCGCCGCGCAGGGTGAACCCCAGCCCTGCCACCCCTTCATCAGTGCGGATGACAAGCCAGGCACCGTCGAGTTCCGGCTCGGATCCTGGCAGGCCGTCGCGCCAGATGAACGCGGGGCTGTGGGCCGGGATGGTGACGCGCACGACGTCGACTGCAGTGATCTTCACAGAGAATGCTCCGATCAGCTCTTGACGGATCCGGCAAGTACGCCACGCACAAGCAGCTTCGACGACGCCAGGAAGACAATCAGGATCGGGATGCTCAGGATCAGACCCGCGAGCGCGATCTCCGGTCGCCCGATCACGCTCTGCTCGGCCCCGTTGCCCGGGTTCAGTGCGGGCGTGGAGCTGAACAGCACGCCGAGTCCGACCGGGAGGGTGAAGTTGCTGGCGGAACCGAGGAGAACGTAAGGGAGGAAGTAGTTCACCCACGTCGCGCTGAAGCTGAAGAATGCGAGCATCCCGAGCAGCCCTTTGGACAGGGGCAGGGCGACCCTGAAGAACGTCGCGAACTCCCCCGCGCCGTCCACGCGCGCAGCCTCGTACAGTTCAGTGGGAATCGAGGTCGTGAAATAGATGTACGCGAGGAAGACACCGAACGGGTAGAACGAACTGGTGAGGATGACTGCCGCGGGCGTGTCGAACAGTTGCAGGTTCGAGATCTCGATGAAGAGCGGGAGCACCAGCGCGACCGGTGGAATGATCATCGCGATCAGCGTGGTGACGAGCAGGGTCCGCTTGAACGGCAGTGCCGTCGCAGCGAGCGCGTACCCGGCGAGGATCGCGGTGATGCAGGAGATTCCGACGATCGCGACCGTGTACAGCACAGAGTTGAGGAGCCACTGCAGCACGACGCCGTCCTGGAAGGTGAGCAGGTGCTGCCACGCGACCCCGTAGTTGCCGAAATCGCCGAAGGAGAAGGGGTTGTCGTCGTTGAGCTGCGTGGCGGACTTCGATGGCGCGAGGAGCAGCCAGATCATGGGGATGATGCTGAAGAGGCTGTAGAGCACCAGCACCACCCATACGCCGGCGCGTCCCGCGTTTCCGGCTGGGGTTCGCTTCTGTCTTTCCCTGGGCCGAGTTGTTGGCCGCTGGGCTGATGGGGCTTCGTCGAGGATGGTGGTTGTCATTTCTCTTTCACTCCTACGCCGTCGAAGAAATCTGTGCGGAAGATGACGACGAGTGCGCCGACGAGGCAGACCAGAAGGAGCATGAGCGACAGGGCGGCTGCTCCGCCGAGGTTGTTCGACTGGAATGCGAAGGTGTAGCTGAGCTGGTTGAGCGACCAGTTCGAGGCCAGGCCGGGATACACCGACGCGGAGATGAGCTGCGGTTCGACGAACACCTGCAGGCCCGCAGCGAATACCAGGATGCCCATGTACACGAGGTATTTGCGGATCAGCGGCAGTTTGATCCGCCAGCCGATCTGCCAGGCATTCGCCCCGTCGATCCGCGCGGCCTCGAGGATGTCGTCAGAGATCGACTGCAGCGACCCGTACTGAACGACGATCCAGTTGCCGGCGCCCGTGAAGAAGGCCATCAACACGAAGATCCAGGCGAGGTTCTCAGCGCGCCAAATCTGGCCGCCCTGGGTGATGCCCAGTGCGTGGAGCACGTCGCGGTACGGGCTCAGGTTCGGCTCGAGAAGGAAGTACCAGACGAGAACGGACGTGGCGCCGGTGAGGGATGCGGGCACGATGTAGACGAGTCGGAGCGGGAGGTTCCAGCGGCCCTGCACAGTGTCAAGGAGGAGAGACATGAGAGCGACCACGATGAGCATCAGTGGCACGTAGAGGAGCAGGAAGATACCGACATTGACGAGTGCGGGCAGGAAACGGAAGTCCTGCAGGACGTTCAGAGAGTTGAGGATGCCGCCGTCGGGGTTGATAGGGGTCGCTTTTACTGAGGTGGTGGCCGATACGACAATCGGAACGACACCGAACGCCACGAGCAGCACGAGGTACGGCGTGAACATGATCGCCCCGGCGAGGAGGCTCTTCTTCGTTGCTTTCGAGCGCGACACTGCGACCCTTTCGTTGAGGTAGAACTGTGCGGCGCCGGGAGCCCGACCCCCCGGCGCCGCACGGTCGATCTATTCGGTGACGACCTTGTACCCGGACTGCGGGGCGAGTTGCTGCAGCGAGGTTGCGAAATCATTCAGCGCGGTTTCGAGGGACTTTCCGCTGTTGATGTCCGCCTGCAGCTTCGTCCCGACCTGAGCCTCGAACGCGAAGCGGACTGGGCGGTTGACCTGGTCGATCTTCGGCGCCTGCTCCGACATCGGCGTGTAGACGTTGCTCGCGTAGTAGGGGTCGGCCGCGATGCGCGTCTCCCACAGCTTGTTCGCCGGTCCGTAGGCCGGGAACGTCGGTGACGGGGTGGTCGCCGCAGCCGATGTGGTCAGCCATACCGCCGCGTCGGCGGCAGCCTGCGGGAATTTCGAGTGCGAGGAGACCGTGAAGACTCCGCCGCCCCACGCGCCGGACGTGTTCGTGTCTGCGCCATCCCATTTCGGCTGCGGAGCAGCGGCGATCTCGCCGGCCGGAACGCCCCACGACGTCGGCGCCTTGATGACGAAGTCACCGAACCACGACGGGCCAAGCGTCATCGCCACCTTGTCCTTCTTGGCGACGTTCTTGATGAATCCAGCGTCGAAGCTCGAGCGCTTGTCTAGAACCCCCGCATCGAGAAGGGGCTGGGCCAGTTGCGCGACTCGCGTGCACTCCGGAGCGTTCGGGGCGATCCGCACGGTGTTCTTCGAGGGGAGTGCCGACAGCGGGCACGAACTGGACTGAAGGAACGATGCCCAGTAGTTCTCGTCGCCGATCGCGCCTGCGGAGTATCCCGTGCCCTTCAGCTTCATCGCGGTGGCCGCGAATTCGTCCATTGTTGTCGGCACCGTCAGGCCGAGCTGTTTGAAGATCTTGGTGTTGTACCAGAGCACCGTCTGGGCCAGATCGTTCTTCAGGCAGTAGAACTTTCCGTTGAACTTGCAGTAGTCGTTTGCGACGCCGAAGCCGTCCATGACCTTCTTCGAGACCAGGTGGGTCAGGTCGGCTGCATAGCCGTTGCTGGGATCGACGAACTGCGCCGTGTCCGAGGCCGTGCCGAAGATCACGTCGGGCCAACCGCTCTTGGTCTGGTTGTGGAGGGCGATTTTGGTCTGCGCGTCGGCCTGGGCGATGACCTCGATCTTGATGTCCTCTTTGCCTGCCATGAGCTTCTTGTAAGCCTGGGCCTGTGGGACACGCGGCGTGTCCACCCAGAGCAGGAGGCTCGGCTTGGCGCCGCTTGTTCCTGAGGTTGTCGTCGGTGCGCACGCCGCGAGGCTTAAAGCCAGGATCGCAACGAGCCCGATGGCCAGTTTCTTCATAGGTGCTCCCGTTCGTGCTGTGAAGGAACGAAAGAAAGCACCTTCGCTCCGATTCGTAATACTACATGATTTCTCGAAATCCTATAGTCTTTTGTTTATCGACCGATCGTGAGCGTAACTCTGCGATCTACGAATCGCGCGATAGCTTTGATGATGAGAAGTGAGACAGGAGACGCATTGGCTACCGATTTGGCCAGACGCACCGCAGCCGGCCCCCGCCGCCAGGTTTTGGCCGACGGCACCTACGGCGCGATCAAGGCGATGATCCTCGACCACGAGATCGCGCCAGGCGAACACGTCGGTATCGATGAGCTGGCCCGCGACCTGTCCGTTTCGCAGACGCCCGTGCGGGAAGCGCTCGCACGGCTCGAATCCGACGGGCTCGTGACGAAGATTCCCCTGCGCGGGTATGAAGCGACGAATCTTCTCTCGGTTCAGCAGTTCGACGAACTCTTCCACTTTCGCACTCTCATCGAGCCGTGGGCCGCTGCCGAGGCGTCTCATCGCAGCACCCGTCTCGAAATCGAAGCCATCAAAGCCGAACTCGATCGCGCCCAGCGCGGCTCGATCGATCCTGAGACAGCCACCTACGCTTCATTCATCGAACACGACACCCGGTTCCACACCCTGGTGGCGAAGGCTTCGGGCAATCCATTCGTTGAAGACGCTTTCATCCGAACTCACTGCCATCTCCACTTGTTCCGGGTGTACAAAGCGGCGATGAGCGAAGACCAAGACCGACGCAGCGACGCCAGCTTCGTGAGAAACATGTTCGAGGAGTATTACAGCGCAGGCAGGTTCCCGCTTGCGCTGACAGAGCACGCGGAGATCGCCGCTGCGATTGCAGGAGGCCGCGCTGACACGGCGCGCGATCTCATGCTCGACCACATCGAGTCATCCCGGCTCCGATTCATTCCGGCGGTCGAGGCGCTCAACGCACGAGGCTGACTACAGGACGCGGTGCCGATCCCACACCGCACGCAGTGATGCACCTGCAAGGAGTTCGGCAAGGACCGTGGATTCGCTCGACGCTCGCGCACGAGCGATCGCCAGGACCTCCTCCTCTTGCCGCTGTGGGATCACCACTGTTCCGTCGTCGTCCGCCATCACCAGATCGCCATCGCCGATCGAGACCCCTCCGATGGTGACCGCGGCGCGCGTCTCGATGATCCCCATTCGACGGCGGTAATCGATCGGGCGACGGGAACGCGAGAAGGCCGGAAAGCCCATCGCCGCGATCTTTTCCGTGTCACGCAGGTTTCCATCGGTGACCACGCCGAGCGCGCCGGCGCCGATCGCTGCTGCACTGAAAAGCTCCCCCAGAAGGCGGACTCATTGCTTTCTCCGGTTGCGATCACCACGACTTGTCCGGGTCCCAGTGAGTCGATGAATTCGATCGACGTACCGTATGGGTCGTTCGGCTCATCGTGCTCGCTCGGCCCGAACCGCGCTGTTGCCGCACGTCCGAAGGTGCGCGATCCGGCCACTAACGGGGCGAGGCGAGTCTCGAGCACTTGGGTTCGGAGTCCGCAGCTGTCAAGCGCATCGCTCACCATGGCCGTCGTCAGGCGAGCATCGCGTATCTGGTCTTCAAATTTCTTCATACGCCCTCCAGAGACAATCGATTTAACGACAAACATTGCAGTCGTCGAGTTGTTTCCTATAGCTTTAGCCAAAATCCTATAGCAATGCTGAGGATGTCACTACCGCACTGTTCGAACTACAAGGGGGTAGCTCATGAAGAACCATCCGCGCACTCGCGCATTGATCACCGCAGTGGGGCTTGTAACCGCACTGACCGCGATGGCTTTGGTGGGAGCCTCGCCCGCCATCGCCTCAAACGCAGTCCAGGTCACCTATTACGCTTCTCCGTCCGGATCTGGAACGGCATGTGCGAGCGCCCACCCGTGCTCGCTCGAGGGCGCTCGAGACCAGGTGCGCTTGGTCGACTCGAACATGACAGGCGACATCGTCGTGAAGCTCGAAACCGGCACCTATCTGGTTGGTTCGACCTTTCAGCTGGCCGAGAGCGGAACAATCCACGACTCCGGGACGAACGGTTTCACCATCCGCTATGAAGCGGATGCCGGAGCCACCCCGTTATTCAGTGGCGAACGATCAATCACGAATTTCACGGTCTCCAGCGGAACCGGGACGTCGACGATCTATCAGGCGTCACTTCCCTCCGCCGATTTTCCGTCGAACTTCAATTCGCGCGACCTGTACGTGAACGGAGTGCGAGCGATCCGGGCGCGTTCCAGTATCAATCCCGCCGGATTCTCTGTCGGTGACGATATCAACACCCCGGCCTGGACCGTTGCGACGACCGGCGAGTTCACTGGCATCGCATCATGGTCGAATCAGAGTGACATGGAGATCGTCAGCCAGCACTCGTGGAAGCTCAACCGCTACGAGATCTCCTCGATAAGTGGTTCTACGGCCACGATGGCGACGGCAGGTTGGACTGACGCGTTCACGCAGGCCGGGTACCACCCCGACAACTCAGGAGTCTCCTGGGTGGAGAACGCGAAAGCCTTCCTCGACGCTCCCGGTGAGTGGTATCTGGACCGAACCGCGCACACGTTGTACTACATGCCTCGGGCAGGCGAGAACCTGTCCACGGCGAATGTGGACTTCGGCGGCACGCCCGAGCTCGTCGACGGCGCTGGCTCCTCCGCGACCCCCCTGCACAACGTGACGTTCGACGGCATCACCTTCGAATACGACAGCTGGATCGGTCCGAACGACGGAAGCGGTTACGCCGACTTCCAGTCGGGTGCGATCTATCACGCCCCTGGTGACTGGGCGAACGCGAACTACGAGACACCAGCCGGCGTCAGCTTCGAATACGCCGCCTACGTCACTGTGAAGAACTGCACATTCAGCCACATGTCGAACGCGGCAGTCTCCTTCGGCGCCGGCGTGAAGGACAGCCGGATCGACTCCAATGCATTCAGTGACATCGGTGGCAACGGTATCGATCTCGGAGGAATCACTGTCGCTGACCACACCCCAACGGATGCGGCGGCAATTACTCGGAACGACACCGTCTCGAACAACACGATCACCACCGTGGGAGCTGCCTACTACGACAACTCGGCGATCGCCGTCGGCTACACCCAGGCGGCAGACATCGCCCACAACACCCTCCACAACCTGCCATACACCGGCATCACGCTCGGCTGGGGCTGGGGCTACGAAGACACACTCGGAGCCCCCATCCCCAAGAACAACCTTGTGCGCGGCAACCAGATCTACGACTTCAACAAGGCTCTCAACGACGGCGGCGGCATCTACACACTCGGCGACCAGCCCGGAACCATGGTCGTCGACAATTACA
It encodes the following:
- a CDS encoding amidohydrolase family protein, with the translated sequence MSALYQPARMIDTHQHLWKPSERRYEWLDAFGAPLDADFGPEDVADDVAAAGITDTVLVQATDTYDDTFYMLSVAARVPVVKGVVAWVPLDREAEATAALELYAESPAVCGVRVLNHTYADPRWLLRDDVEATINALPKHSLALDVVSVVPEHLETVAELADRHPDLTIVIDHLAKPAIADKGWEPWASLLADAARRPNVNVKISGLNTASAANWTWQDWKPYVDHALASFGSDRMMLGSDWPVSTLAGDFQGVWLAQREVIGRYSPDEQDDIFYRTAIRAYNLDIA
- a CDS encoding MaoC/PaaZ C-terminal domain-containing protein — translated: MTIMEMFELGTARRSRGRTVTEADIVLHAGQSGDFYPHHMDAEFAKTLPGGQRIAHGTLILSIAVGLLAGEVDENAVSYGYDRVRFVKPVHIGDTITSRSAITATRPYPKRPDEFGIVEETVEVRNQRGEIVLAFVHCYLVSTHSKERQQ
- a CDS encoding extracellular solute-binding protein, which produces MTMKSTIAPPLVLKGMTWDHPRGVGGLRRSGLQLLDHHNVVIEWEARSLLAFGDQHIADFAPGFDLMVIDHPHVADAVAAGALLPLTDSPQNEALELESVGASHDSYKYHEAQWAFAIDAAAQVSAFRPDLCDGGPTYWSDVLELARRGKLLWPWKPVDAFSTFATLLAQWGEPLATRKRFVDRAAAGDVLEFMIRLADSVPGWCADANPIDVAEALIDGDDYSVGIGLYGYSNYSRSGFRRRLLAYDDITSFDGRATGSTLGGAGIAVSASSAHPEQAIAVAAALAGSELQSNEYTIGGGQPGNLRAWKSDRTNQLTHGFFRNTLRTLENAWVRPRVLGWPDLQFALSHIVRDAIIARKVDDTVLDRIERLPGVHLREDIR
- a CDS encoding L-rhamnose mutarotase, translated to MKRIASVIGLPAESVEEYERLHAHVWPSVLACLSANNVVNYSIYRYGELLFSYMEYAGSDFDRDMASMAADPVTQEWWAVCMPLQRPVDDRLEGEWWKELPEIFHLD
- a CDS encoding enolase C-terminal domain-like protein, which translates into the protein MKITAVDVVRVTIPAHSPAFIWRDGLPGSEPELDGAWLVIRTDEGVAGLGFTLRGAILQDVVDRRLCGELLGQDPIAREFLWHRVWELDRIERFPVWVQGVVDVALWDLAGKDVGLPVYKLLGSFRESLPAYASTVTFGSIEEYLAVADQCLGLGYSAIKLHAWGDVRRDARLAEALREHVGAEVPLMYDGSAGFDLLDATYLGRALSSADYLWYEEPMREFSVTAYQRLAERVDVPLIVAEVAEGAHMKTADFIAAGCAAAVRTGTHLRGGFTGAMRTAHLAESFLLRAEVHGGGIANRHLCMSISNTTYYESLIDSNPVRRPSEVDADGFVHVPTLPGVGWEGEWLDGPPQALADLMSAARKER
- a CDS encoding carbohydrate ABC transporter permease — its product is MTTTILDEAPSAQRPTTRPRERQKRTPAGNAGRAGVWVVLVLYSLFSIIPMIWLLLAPSKSATQLNDDNPFSFGDFGNYGVAWQHLLTFQDGVVLQWLLNSVLYTVAIVGISCITAILAGYALAATALPFKRTLLVTTLIAMIIPPVALVLPLFIEISNLQLFDTPAAVILTSSFYPFGVFLAYIYFTTSIPTELYEAARVDGAGEFATFFRVALPLSKGLLGMLAFFSFSATWVNYFLPYVLLGSASNFTLPVGLGVLFSSTPALNPGNGAEQSVIGRPEIALAGLILSIPILIVFLASSKLLVRGVLAGSVKS
- a CDS encoding carbohydrate ABC transporter permease, with the protein product MSRSKATKKSLLAGAIMFTPYLVLLVAFGVVPIVVSATTSVKATPINPDGGILNSLNVLQDFRFLPALVNVGIFLLLYVPLMLIVVALMSLLLDTVQGRWNLPLRLVYIVPASLTGATSVLVWYFLLEPNLSPYRDVLHALGITQGGQIWRAENLAWIFVLMAFFTGAGNWIVVQYGSLQSISDDILEAARIDGANAWQIGWRIKLPLIRKYLVYMGILVFAAGLQVFVEPQLISASVYPGLASNWSLNQLSYTFAFQSNNLGGAAALSLMLLLVCLVGALVVIFRTDFFDGVGVKEK
- a CDS encoding ABC transporter substrate-binding protein; the protein is MKKLAIGLVAILALSLAACAPTTTSGTSGAKPSLLLWVDTPRVPQAQAYKKLMAGKEDIKIEVIAQADAQTKIALHNQTKSGWPDVIFGTASDTAQFVDPSNGYAADLTHLVSKKVMDGFGVANDYCKFNGKFYCLKNDLAQTVLWYNTKIFKQLGLTVPTTMDEFAATAMKLKGTGYSAGAIGDENYWASFLQSSSCPLSALPSKNTVRIAPNAPECTRVAQLAQPLLDAGVLDKRSSFDAGFIKNVAKKDKVAMTLGPSWFGDFVIKAPTSWGVPAGEIAAAPQPKWDGADTNTSGAWGGGVFTVSSHSKFPQAAADAAVWLTTSAAATTPSPTFPAYGPANKLWETRIAADPYYASNVYTPMSEQAPKIDQVNRPVRFAFEAQVGTKLQADINSGKSLETALNDFATSLQQLAPQSGYKVVTE
- a CDS encoding GntR family transcriptional regulator, with product MATDLARRTAAGPRRQVLADGTYGAIKAMILDHEIAPGEHVGIDELARDLSVSQTPVREALARLESDGLVTKIPLRGYEATNLLSVQQFDELFHFRTLIEPWAAAEASHRSTRLEIEAIKAELDRAQRGSIDPETATYASFIEHDTRFHTLVAKASGNPFVEDAFIRTHCHLHLFRVYKAAMSEDQDRRSDASFVRNMFEEYYSAGRFPLALTEHAEIAAAIAGGRADTARDLMLDHIESSRLRFIPAVEALNARG
- a CDS encoding discoidin domain-containing protein, with amino-acid sequence MTGDIVVKLETGTYLVGSTFQLAESGTIHDSGTNGFTIRYEADAGATPLFSGERSITNFTVSSGTGTSTIYQASLPSADFPSNFNSRDLYVNGVRAIRARSSINPAGFSVGDDINTPAWTVATTGEFTGIASWSNQSDMEIVSQHSWKLNRYEISSISGSTATMATAGWTDAFTQAGYHPDNSGVSWVENAKAFLDAPGEWYLDRTAHTLYYMPRAGENLSTANVDFGGTPELVDGAGSSATPLHNVTFDGITFEYDSWIGPNDGSGYADFQSGAIYHAPGDWANANYETPAGVSFEYAAYVTVKNCTFSHMSNAAVSFGAGVKDSRIDSNAFSDIGGNGIDLGGITVADHTPTDAAAITRNDTVSNNTITTVGAAYYDNSAIAVGYTQAADIAHNTLHNLPYTGITLGWGWGYEDTLGAPIPKNNLVRGNQIYDFNKALNDGGGIYTLGDQPGTMVVDNYIYGDVLQYSNLYRDNGSGFITDTNNVVSKVGTSMNTWYFTNVGSGGYWNAHDNVSQGNYFSAGMTNSGASGQNTVGSNTSVAMSGGVYQWPTGALNVIDQSGVGGANITPVGEVPLSQGKAATASSMYSSTYDASKAVDGDSTTRWAQASGAADPSWLQVDLGATYSITRINTAAYMMSGHGMKYKIESSTDGTTWADYATHTAQYTAPAEDMPAGQVLARYVRITFIDTQHQGGSIYQFDVYGTSPPPLSQGKTATASSIYSSTYDASKAVDGDTTTRWAQASGAADPSWLEVDLGANHSVTSITTLAYLTNPVRYKIEYSTDNSSWTSFADHQGTDTTPGTDAAPGGSVTARYLRITLTNTHSQGGSIYEFDVNGT